The Gemmata palustris genome includes a region encoding these proteins:
- a CDS encoding cupin domain-containing protein, with the protein MRDAGNIFADLPAERPAGELFETLLQHPNWKIERITSWGHATAPGEWFDQRTDEWVILLAGAARLHIEGEPTARELGPGDWVFLPAHLRHRVEWTDETRPTVWLAFHAAAGTAQD; encoded by the coding sequence ATGAGAGACGCCGGAAACATCTTCGCCGATTTACCTGCAGAACGGCCCGCGGGCGAGCTGTTCGAGACGCTGCTGCAGCACCCGAATTGGAAGATCGAGCGCATTACGTCGTGGGGGCACGCAACAGCGCCCGGCGAGTGGTTCGACCAACGCACCGACGAATGGGTGATTCTGCTCGCGGGCGCAGCGCGCCTTCATATCGAGGGCGAACCCACTGCGCGCGAACTCGGACCGGGCGATTGGGTGTTCCTCCCGGCCCACCTGCGGCACCGCGTCGAATGGACGGACGAGACGCGGCCGACCGTGTGGCTGGCGTTTCATGCAGCAGCGGGAACCGCCCAGGATTAG
- a CDS encoding DUF4159 domain-containing protein, which translates to MTRSLLAVGLALCAGLLLVSPTPTVAQPAPPPPKAANPDGELVDKVKTAIDNGVGFLKKEAAKNNGNWEGLILKSLVDMDGGPTALAVLALLNSGVKVDDPTVKGGLDYLRKLTPAKTYVVALQTMALAEAMIASRDKKDLPKLAQNVEWFKDKALRRGGKLEGWSYPGNQIADNSNTQYALLGLYAAKTAGVKIEDQLWKDIQGYYSRTQQPDKLNPKAGYWMYHNAGGEGPSFTMSVGGACGLLIANMGLDQSEQELNPATGVAAKCGIYADNTELAKGMFYIGANFNFEEGKSYFYNYYGIERLGRLSGQRFIGKMDWYRAGCVSLLKLQQIDGSFAYTGNTAKGIDSNYPVITTAFALLYLSKGRTPVLVSKFAWGNHIRGEVGKRDQAILTERNPDDTITSVPNWNRKHNDCRNVVEFAQREIFDGAPLSWQVYDPRLQDLSTQEKIDSEVGLLLQSPVVYLNGHGPMPFVTRPTDATLSVSEQILKRYVEEGGFLMAEACCGDKEFAASFEGLVGRIFPGNALKKVPPEHAIWQMFPGVSPGDFPDLMYLDRGCRTVAIFSPSPLAGYWEERRFMPVDGRDPKNRGEKAFCLARNIIAYATGMELPKPKLTKTILVAADSGGIARSKFRALQLKYVSDASVQQPPASDALRNLMSYLGQHAKLDVALTSEVLAPSDDKVTKFKFMYLHGRKPVQFTPDEADNVKANLQTGGLLLADAACNDIKQWRAFDLSFRDSMGKMFPGQKLVPIPPSEPLFQIATQAGIDLRSVKCRRENAEGTGPEKELRTYPVELEGIKLDGRWVVVYSKYDIGCAIEGHKSADCLGHDKESALRIASAIVLYSLRR; encoded by the coding sequence ATGACCCGTTCGCTGTTGGCCGTTGGCCTCGCGCTCTGCGCCGGGTTACTCCTCGTTTCCCCCACGCCCACCGTTGCACAACCCGCGCCGCCCCCGCCGAAGGCCGCGAACCCGGACGGCGAACTCGTCGACAAGGTGAAGACGGCCATCGATAACGGCGTGGGGTTTCTCAAAAAAGAAGCCGCGAAGAACAACGGGAACTGGGAGGGGCTCATCCTCAAGTCCCTCGTGGACATGGACGGCGGACCCACCGCGCTGGCCGTGCTCGCGCTGCTCAACTCCGGCGTCAAAGTCGATGACCCGACCGTCAAGGGCGGACTCGACTACCTCCGCAAACTCACCCCGGCCAAGACCTACGTCGTCGCGCTCCAAACGATGGCGCTGGCCGAAGCGATGATCGCCTCGCGGGACAAGAAAGACCTCCCCAAACTCGCCCAGAACGTGGAGTGGTTCAAGGACAAGGCGCTTCGACGGGGGGGCAAACTGGAGGGCTGGAGCTACCCCGGCAACCAGATCGCCGACAACTCCAACACGCAGTACGCGCTGCTCGGGTTGTACGCAGCGAAAACCGCGGGGGTGAAGATCGAGGACCAACTTTGGAAGGACATTCAGGGGTATTACTCGCGCACGCAGCAGCCGGACAAGCTGAACCCGAAGGCCGGGTACTGGATGTACCACAACGCCGGCGGGGAGGGGCCGAGTTTCACCATGAGCGTCGGCGGCGCGTGCGGCCTGCTCATCGCCAACATGGGCCTGGACCAGAGCGAGCAGGAACTCAACCCCGCGACCGGCGTCGCGGCCAAGTGCGGGATCTACGCGGACAACACCGAACTCGCGAAGGGCATGTTCTACATCGGGGCCAACTTCAACTTCGAGGAAGGCAAGTCGTACTTCTACAACTACTACGGCATCGAGCGCCTCGGGCGCCTCTCGGGGCAGCGGTTCATCGGCAAGATGGACTGGTACCGCGCGGGCTGTGTGTCGCTCTTGAAGCTGCAGCAGATCGACGGCTCGTTCGCGTACACCGGTAACACCGCCAAGGGCATCGACAGCAACTACCCGGTCATCACGACTGCGTTCGCGCTGCTGTACCTGTCGAAGGGGCGCACCCCGGTGCTCGTGAGCAAGTTCGCGTGGGGGAACCACATCCGGGGCGAGGTGGGCAAAAGGGACCAGGCGATCCTCACCGAGCGCAATCCCGATGACACCATCACCAGCGTCCCGAACTGGAACCGCAAGCACAACGATTGCCGCAACGTGGTCGAGTTCGCCCAGCGCGAGATCTTCGACGGCGCCCCGCTGTCGTGGCAGGTGTACGACCCGCGCCTCCAGGACCTCTCGACGCAGGAGAAGATCGACTCCGAGGTCGGGCTGCTCCTGCAATCGCCCGTCGTGTACCTCAACGGGCACGGCCCGATGCCGTTCGTGACGCGCCCGACCGATGCGACGCTCTCGGTCTCCGAGCAGATCCTCAAGCGGTACGTCGAGGAGGGCGGGTTCTTGATGGCCGAGGCGTGCTGCGGGGACAAGGAATTCGCGGCGTCCTTCGAGGGCCTCGTGGGGCGCATCTTCCCCGGTAACGCGCTGAAAAAGGTGCCCCCGGAACACGCGATCTGGCAAATGTTCCCCGGGGTGAGCCCGGGCGACTTCCCGGACCTGATGTACCTGGACCGCGGGTGCCGCACGGTCGCGATCTTCAGCCCCAGCCCGCTCGCCGGGTACTGGGAGGAGCGCCGGTTCATGCCGGTAGACGGGCGCGACCCGAAGAACCGCGGAGAGAAGGCGTTCTGTTTGGCTCGCAACATCATCGCCTACGCGACCGGGATGGAACTCCCCAAGCCGAAGCTTACGAAGACGATCCTCGTGGCGGCCGACAGCGGGGGCATCGCGCGCAGCAAGTTCCGCGCACTGCAACTGAAGTACGTCAGCGACGCGAGCGTGCAGCAACCGCCGGCGTCGGACGCGCTGCGGAACCTGATGTCGTACCTGGGGCAGCACGCGAAGCTCGATGTGGCGCTCACGAGCGAGGTGCTCGCGCCGTCCGACGACAAGGTGACCAAGTTCAAGTTCATGTACCTGCACGGGCGCAAGCCGGTCCAGTTCACCCCGGACGAAGCGGACAACGTGAAGGCGAACCTGCAAACGGGCGGGCTGCTGCTCGCGGACGCGGCGTGCAACGACATCAAGCAGTGGCGCGCCTTCGACCTGTCGTTCCGCGATTCAATGGGGAAGATGTTCCCGGGCCAGAAGCTCGTCCCGATCCCCCCGTCCGAGCCGCTGTTTCAGATCGCGACGCAGGCCGGAATCGATTTGCGCAGCGTGAAGTGCCGGCGCGAGAACGCCGAGGGAACCGGGCCGGAAAAGGAACTCCGGACCTACCCGGTGGAACTCGAGGGCATCAAGCTCGACGGGCGCTGGGTGGTGGTGTACAGCAAGTACGACATCGGGTGCGCGATCGAGGGGCACAAGTCCGCGGACTGTCTGGGCCACGACAAAGAAAGCGCGCTCCGCATCGCAAGTGCGATCGTGCTGTACTCGCTGCGAAGGTGA